A genomic stretch from Salvelinus namaycush isolate Seneca chromosome 25, SaNama_1.0, whole genome shotgun sequence includes:
- the LOC120020194 gene encoding insulin-like growth factor-binding protein 3: METCFRRLWMTVVLASIMRRSVAVGPVIRCEPCDAGARLLCKPLPKDCAERVREPGCGCCMTCALAFGKPCGVYTGRCGTGMTCQHQPGETKPLQALLEGRGQCANATIKRPVATLINERQENYGGIQEEERNTTAPVLQASFSTSRPPVGSPRIPHHPPLLHPVKAEVIRREQLKRAQSYKMEEVPGALSTDQQNFSLESKQDPEYGPCRREMESILNGLKITDILNPRGFRIPNCDKKGFYKKKQCRPSKGRKRGFCWCVDKYGQPLQGFNGKERGDAQCYNSESQ; this comes from the exons ATGGAGACATGTTTTCGCAGACTTTGGATGACAGTTGTTCTGGCATCGATTATGCGGAGATCAGTCGCGGTAGGGCCGGTTATCCGGTGCGAACCATGTGATGCTGGAGCCCGGCTCCTGTGCAAGCCGTTGCCCAAGGACTGCGCGGAGAGAGTTCGCGAACCGGGCTGCGGGTGCTGCATGACTTGCGCGCTGGCCTTTGGAAAGCCGTGCGGAGTGTACACCGGGAGATGTGGCAccgggatgacatgccagcaccAGCCCGGCGAGACGAAACCTCTCCAAGCTCTGCTGGAAGGACGAGGACAGTGTGCAAACGCGACCATTAAAAGACCTGTTGCCACTTTAATCAATGAGAGACAAG AAAATTATGGTGGTATTCAGGAGGAGGAGCGTAACACCACCGCGCCAGTGCTCCAAGCCTCCTTCAGCACCAGCAGACCTCCTGTAGGCTCCCCCAGAATCCCCCatcacccccctctcctccaccccgtCAAGGCAGAGGTCATCCGCAGGGAGCAGCTGAAGAGGGCCCAGAGTTACAAGATGGAGGAAGTCCCTGGAGCTCTCAGCACAGACCAACAGAACTTCTCCCTGGAATCCAAGCAGGACCCAGAGTAT GGTCCCTGTCGTCGAGAGATGGAGAGTATCCTCAATGGACTGAAGATCACAGACATCCTCAACCCCAGAGGCTTCCGCATCCCAAACTGTGACAAGAAGGGCTTCTACAAGAAAAAACAG tGCCGTCCATCCAAGGGCAGAAAGCGAGGGTTTTGCTGGTGTGTCGATAAGTATGGGCAGCCATTGCAAGGTTTCAacgggaaggagagaggagacgcTCAGTGCTACAACTCAGAGAGCCAATAA
- the LOC120020299 gene encoding insulin-like growth factor-binding protein 1 produces the protein MLGLYEKLTLLAAVSLSLLASLALSSPVVGPEPIRCAPCTQEKLDECPAISPDCKQVLREPGCGCCLACALAKGASCGVYTAHCAEGLKCSPRSGDPRPLYSLTRGQAICTEDEGQEEVECLTDHSSLPYLLGLNTPFDPRDEGDQESIKAKVNAIRKKLVKQGPCHIELHAALDRIASSQQELGEKFTTFYLPNCDKHGFHKAKQCESSLVGPPARCWCVSSWNGKKIPGSNDLLGDSECQQELTH, from the exons ATGCTTGGATTATATGAGAAGTTGACCCTGCTGGCAGCGGTGTCATTGTCCCTTCTGGCCTCTCTGGCCCTGTCTTCCCCCGTGGTGGGTCCAGAGCCTATCCGCTGTGCCCCCTGTACCCAGGAGAAACTAGATGAATGCCCGGCCATCTCCCCAGACTGTAAGCAGGTTCTAAGGGAGCCGGGATGTGGCTGCTGCTTAGCATGTGCCCTGGCGAAGGGGGCCTCCTGTGGGGTGTACACGGCCCACTGTGCTGAGGGGTTAAAATGCAGCCCTAGATCTGGAGACCCCAgacctctctactctctcaccAGGGGACAGGCTATCTGCACCGAGGACGAGGGACAAG AGGAAGTAGAGTGTTTGACAGACCACAGCTCCCTGCCCTACCTCCTGGGACTTAACACCCCCTTTGACCCCAGAGATGAGGGGGATCAGGAGAGCATCAAGGCCAAGGTCAATGCCATCCGCAAGAAACTGGTGAAACAG GGGCCCTGCCACATTGAGCTGCATGCAGCGCTCGACAGGATAGCCAGCTCTCAGCAGGAACTAGGAGAGAAGTTCACCACCTTCTACCTCCCCAACTGTGACAAACATGGCTTCCACAAGGCTAAGCAG TGTGAGTCATCTCTGGTGGGACCCCCTGCCAGGTGTTGGTGTGTATCCTCCTGGAATGGGAAGAAGATCCCGGGGTCAAATGACCTACTAGGAGACTCAGAGTGTCAGCAGGAGCTCACTCACTAA